In one window of Microplitis demolitor isolate Queensland-Clemson2020A chromosome 4, iyMicDemo2.1a, whole genome shotgun sequence DNA:
- the LOC103570237 gene encoding Bracovirus particle protein HzNVorf64-like (p51): protein MDIKNFELVLGEDKPKGIIVKDLDNNVIENITIPEDDEFTFNNVRYIVFENLLSLRQHYSTFEYDDMAIKEFSIIKRTSAEKILTWIATIHQHSLEYRTVPTMSSITDALQTISEELKLQADDATADSNLKEMFNVFLNLLNDLIKEITSEQLAIIYQYSNIAKLQIGDLPLSTLLKISSEYLYNLLFYKENMIERVSLTYPMQMLSYVMRIFLLLFSCFNIPFTDDESILIHEITAILIDLLSDRLTTNVYLKHGNSYATGIMQKINRKFPSLANVTDINKVDQFVQNNPDFKSFIETNYRDFNLWPFVLSMNMTRQQRIMFNIKACLDNFRLKDKNKIDIQPKEVIELVEQICEPYVQTKQYERYNEVCFKQIVNSTLFSKICNFMSS, encoded by the coding sequence ATGGATATAAAGAATTTTGAACTGGTATTAGGAGAAGACAAACCTAAAGGTATTATTGTAAAAGACCTGGACAATAATGTTATAGAAAACATAACTATTCCAGAAGATGATGAATTTACATTCAACAATGTTAGGTACATCGTATTTGAAAACTTGCTATCATTGCGTCAACACTACAGTACTTTTGAATATGATGATATGgctataaaagaattttcaattataaaaagaacCTCTGCTGAAAAAATCTTAACTTGGATCGCGACAATACACCAACACTCATTGGAGTATAGAACAGTGCCTACTATGTCATCAATAACCGATGCGTTACAGACAATAAGTGAAGAATTAAAACTGCAAGCAGATGATGCCACTGCCGACAGTAATTTGAAAGAAATGTTCAACGTTTTCTTGAATCTTCTGAATGAtttgataaaagaaataactTCTGAGCAATTAGCTATCATTTACCAGTACAGCAACATCGCTAAACTACAAATTGGTGATTTGCCTCTATCTActttgctgaaaatttcaagcGAATATCTTTATAACCTTCTGTTTTATAAGGAAAATATGATCGAACGGGTCAGCTTGACGTATCCGATGCAAATGCTTTCATATGTAATGCGTATTTTCCTTCTCCTGTTTTCTTGCTTCAATATTCCATTTACCGATGACGAATCAATCTTAATCCATGAAATCACTGCGATATTAATTGATCTGCTGTCTGATCGACTGACGACAAATGTATATTTGAAACATGGCAATAGTTATGCAACAGGAATAATGCAGAAAATAAATCGTAAATTTCCATCTTTAGCAAATGTAACCGATATTAACAAAGTCGATCAGTTTGTACAAAATAATCCTGACTTTAAAAGTTTCATAGAAACCAATTACCGAGATTTCAATTTATGGCCATTTGTCTTATCGATGAATATGACTAGGCAACAACGAATAATGTTCAATATCAAAGCATGCCTCGACAACTTCCGCCTgaaagacaaaaataaaattgatatacAACCAAAAGAAGTCATTGAATTAGTCGAACAAATATGTGAACCATACGTTCAGACAAAACAATATGAACGATACAACGAAGTTTGCTTTAAACAGATTGTTAACTCAAcattgttttcgaaaatttgtaatttcatgagttcttga